A window from uncultured Desulfobacter sp. encodes these proteins:
- a CDS encoding LTA synthase family protein — MARIPVKSAGTRFMIVFQLSLVSIICFALMRGVLLVRAWPHLDHFSSVWLYIFGQGLIYDIAFIGYFYIPFVLFLLVLPNRWLINSRAIKYLIQGGIFLILYGLGFSMVAEWYFWSEFGVRFNFISVDYLVYRREVTDNILQSYPVLLILPILFVITGIVFYFIRPSMMRSLGVKDAFKKRAVIAGLLLMIPLLAFTVLDQSQRRVSNNNYVNELASNGPYQLFAAFRNNRLDYRQFYATENDNALSSRLKEMVTREDTTPGDGTYDIGRHITAQAPAEKLNVVLITVESLSAEFFSRFGQKQDITPFMDEWFKQGLLFTNFYATGTRTTRGLEAITLSIPPTPGRSIVKRPDNRRMYTLGKVFEDLGYDTAFLYGGRGFFENMNAFFSGNGYRIVDQTCLSSSEVTFKNAWGVCDEDLYNRTIREADKSYKAQKPFFFHLMTTSNHQPFTFPEGKIDLLPGEGKGGSGRSGGVKYADYALSRFITQAKKQPWFEDTVFVVVADHCASSAGKVGLPVDKYHIPMFVYSPKYIQAAEVDTLASQIDLAPTLLALLNISYDSFFFGKDILSDDFKGRALIANYQKLGLLDNEKLLFLSPEKQINRMGLDPENSGLDKISMDYPGVKDLMAYYQGADYVFTHRMNRWGRSFKRPVASKNAVADNGIEETPDPKRLAACWIFYLLCSDNT, encoded by the coding sequence TCGTCGGTCTGGCTTTACATTTTCGGTCAGGGGCTGATTTATGACATTGCGTTTATCGGCTATTTTTATATTCCCTTTGTCCTATTCCTTCTTGTTCTGCCCAACAGATGGTTAATCAACTCACGCGCCATAAAATACCTGATCCAGGGCGGGATTTTCCTGATTCTCTATGGGCTTGGGTTTTCCATGGTGGCCGAATGGTATTTCTGGAGCGAATTTGGTGTGCGATTCAATTTCATCTCCGTGGACTACCTGGTATACAGACGGGAGGTGACCGACAATATTCTGCAATCCTATCCGGTCCTTCTTATACTGCCGATTCTTTTCGTTATTACAGGTATCGTCTTCTACTTCATCCGCCCCTCAATGATGAGATCTCTGGGCGTTAAAGACGCCTTTAAAAAAAGAGCCGTAATCGCAGGCCTCCTGCTGATGATTCCACTATTGGCATTTACGGTTCTTGATCAATCCCAGCGTCGTGTTTCAAATAACAATTATGTAAATGAACTGGCTTCCAACGGCCCCTATCAGCTCTTTGCCGCCTTTCGGAACAACCGGCTGGATTACAGACAGTTTTATGCAACCGAGAACGACAACGCGCTCTCCTCGCGTTTAAAAGAGATGGTGACAAGAGAGGATACGACACCCGGCGACGGCACCTATGATATCGGCAGACATATCACCGCCCAGGCACCTGCTGAAAAACTGAATGTGGTGCTGATCACCGTAGAGAGCCTGAGTGCCGAATTCTTTTCACGATTCGGACAAAAGCAGGATATTACGCCGTTCATGGATGAATGGTTCAAACAGGGACTGCTTTTTACCAATTTTTATGCCACCGGCACCCGAACCACCAGAGGACTTGAAGCCATTACCCTGTCCATCCCGCCCACACCGGGCCGCTCCATTGTAAAACGCCCGGACAATCGACGGATGTACACGTTGGGAAAAGTATTCGAAGATTTAGGATACGACACGGCCTTTCTATACGGAGGAAGGGGGTTCTTTGAGAACATGAATGCGTTTTTCTCAGGGAACGGATACCGGATTGTGGATCAGACCTGCCTGAGCAGCAGCGAGGTCACATTTAAAAATGCCTGGGGCGTATGTGACGAAGATCTTTACAACAGAACTATCCGCGAGGCCGACAAATCGTACAAAGCCCAAAAACCCTTTTTCTTTCACCTTATGACAACCAGCAACCATCAACCCTTTACCTTTCCTGAAGGCAAAATTGATTTGCTCCCCGGCGAAGGCAAGGGCGGAAGCGGAAGATCGGGCGGCGTGAAATATGCCGATTATGCCCTGTCCCGGTTCATTACCCAGGCAAAAAAACAACCCTGGTTTGAAGATACCGTATTTGTCGTTGTAGCGGACCACTGCGCTTCCAGCGCCGGGAAAGTCGGACTTCCGGTGGATAAATACCATATTCCAATGTTTGTCTATTCGCCGAAATATATCCAGGCAGCAGAGGTGGATACCCTGGCAAGCCAGATTGATCTGGCCCCCACCCTTCTGGCGTTATTGAACATCTCCTATGACAGTTTCTTTTTTGGGAAGGACATACTATCTGACGACTTTAAAGGCCGTGCCCTGATCGCAAACTACCAGAAACTTGGGCTGCTCGATAATGAAAAACTGCTGTTTTTGTCTCCGGAGAAGCAAATCAATCGGATGGGCCTTGATCCGGAAAATTCCGGCCTGGATAAAATCTCCATGGACTATCCGGGCGTCAAAGACCTGATGGCATATTATCAGGGCGCGGATTATGTATTCACCCACCGGATGAATCGATGGGGCAGATCGTTTAAACGTCCGGTTGCAAGCAAAAACGCTGTTGCGGATAACGGCATTGAAGAAACACCGGACCCAAAACGGCTGGCGGCATGCTGGATATTTTATCTTTTGTGTTCTGATAATACTTAA
- a CDS encoding ATP-binding protein, with the protein MTVKTRITLLIVGAGVIGSLLFSIALFYELVEQPFELLDNILQEEAYRTVSLVASDGFEADSPGALLLHRALDRYWVQIRNEENHRLIFKSKLAEQMALPALSPGKRAIEKAVFPNLNTKTDDKQEMTLRVRSFRISLNGQTFAVQIARPIEKLEQEIVEMILGFFAGLIFSVLGLTAVSRLLAGKILKPIARMKDLTQMICEKNLDQRIPTGNAPDEFNDLAGTINGMLDRLQYSFARQREFLFNTSHELKTPLATMRLVVDDLIVSDLVGENFAGEENLHRLRIQVLRMDRLVKDLLNLSRLETLSTLDWGPVYVRRLVSSLAEEYRFLAETRGITMTLCFPEAVEIQADSAMLGRAFSNILDNAVKYNKDGGHIELTGEKSASEVVIIFANTGPGIAPEQISRVFEQFYRIEQSRSTQHGGSGLGLAMVKKIIELHGGKVTIESRIDEWTRVMVQLPYSRQKGPA; encoded by the coding sequence ATGACCGTTAAAACAAGGATCACTCTGTTGATTGTCGGTGCCGGCGTCATCGGCAGCCTGTTGTTTTCCATCGCCTTATTTTATGAACTGGTGGAGCAACCCTTTGAGCTGTTGGACAATATTCTTCAAGAAGAGGCATACCGCACCGTCAGTCTCGTCGCCTCGGATGGGTTTGAGGCCGATTCCCCGGGAGCCCTCCTGCTCCATCGGGCACTGGACCGCTATTGGGTGCAGATTCGAAATGAGGAAAACCACCGCCTGATTTTTAAGTCGAAACTGGCTGAACAGATGGCGCTTCCTGCCCTGTCACCTGGGAAGCGTGCCATTGAAAAAGCCGTTTTTCCAAATCTAAACACAAAAACAGACGACAAACAGGAGATGACCCTCCGAGTCCGGTCTTTCAGGATTTCACTGAACGGGCAGACCTTTGCAGTCCAAATCGCCCGGCCCATAGAAAAACTGGAACAAGAAATCGTGGAAATGATTTTAGGTTTTTTTGCCGGCCTTATTTTTTCGGTCCTGGGACTGACCGCCGTCAGCCGCCTGCTGGCGGGCAAAATTCTTAAGCCCATCGCCCGGATGAAAGATCTGACCCAAATGATCTGTGAAAAGAATCTGGATCAGCGCATACCCACCGGAAATGCCCCGGATGAGTTCAACGATCTTGCCGGAACCATCAACGGGATGCTGGACAGACTTCAATACTCTTTTGCCCGGCAAAGAGAATTTTTATTCAATACCTCCCATGAACTGAAAACACCGCTGGCCACAATGCGGCTGGTCGTAGATGATCTCATTGTCTCTGATCTGGTGGGGGAAAATTTCGCCGGGGAGGAGAATCTTCATCGCCTCAGAATCCAGGTCCTGCGCATGGATCGGCTGGTCAAGGACTTGTTGAACCTCTCCCGGCTGGAAACGCTCTCAACCCTTGATTGGGGGCCTGTCTATGTGAGACGCCTGGTATCATCACTGGCCGAAGAGTACCGGTTTCTTGCTGAGACACGGGGAATTACAATGACCCTTTGTTTTCCCGAAGCCGTTGAAATTCAGGCGGATTCAGCGATGCTGGGCCGAGCCTTTTCAAATATCCTGGACAATGCCGTCAAATATAATAAAGACGGGGGACATATTGAACTGACCGGGGAAAAATCGGCTTCGGAAGTTGTCATCATCTTTGCCAACACCGGGCCGGGGATCGCCCCCGAGCAGATCTCACGGGTATTTGAACAATTTTACCGGATCGAACAATCCAGATCCACCCAACATGGCGGTTCCGGACTGGGATTGGCTATGGTCAAAAAAATCATTGAACTTCACGGCGGAAAAGTGACCATTGAAAGCCGTATTGACGAATGGACACGGGTCATGGTTCAGCTGCCGTATTCCCGGCAAAAAGGTCCGGCATGA
- a CDS encoding PepSY domain-containing protein: protein MKKKLIVMAGLGTLFISITAAGVSLAGSDNTEIHNGTIRIEKQSESEFPSMAKISMDQAVQKALASVQGQVLKTELEDENGFLVYGIEVVTADKAVMDVKVDAGSGKVLAMERDHRDDDEDHDVGEDNDRGRED from the coding sequence ATGAAAAAAAAATTAATTGTTATGGCTGGCCTAGGGACATTATTTATCAGTATCACAGCGGCCGGGGTGAGTTTGGCCGGTTCCGATAACACTGAGATCCACAACGGCACCATCCGGATCGAAAAGCAGTCTGAATCCGAATTTCCCTCAATGGCAAAAATTTCGATGGATCAGGCTGTTCAAAAAGCCCTGGCCTCTGTTCAGGGCCAGGTTTTGAAAACGGAACTTGAGGATGAAAACGGTTTTCTGGTTTACGGCATTGAAGTGGTGACCGCTGACAAGGCCGTCATGGACGTGAAAGTGGATGCCGGTTCCGGCAAGGTGCTGGCCATGGAGCGGGATCACAGAGATGATGATGAGGATCATGATGTCGGCGAAGACAATGACCGGGGTCGTGAGGATTAA
- a CDS encoding ATP-binding protein, whose translation MKIRKKITIWISGAALFSTLAFSSLIFFELTEEPFKLIDKELVHMATVLAQRVKDSIDHKKALNLNDMPYDPNEYWIVAEDDQKKVRYRSKLTEFTDLTMPMDKSRFIVEKHIPRTRIWLRQDRHDDVMFRGMVVQKKINGGLLEIRIAKPIEDLEEELIRLGITIGISLLLCALGIFILSYVLAGRILRPISAIIHQSREISEKSLDQRIPLGKTKDELHELSVALNKMFDRIQHSFLRQKEFIGNASHELKSPITLLMLAQEDMLINEQLSSSAEENLIKQLETSRRMSHLVKNLLDLSRMEQQDQLRTENIDLSELIKRVLDDYADVLAEKQIEVHNQIDNPCSMIGDPEKLFRLVVNLIDNAIRYNLPEKGVIKISLTQSRTLARIEILNTGLKIPEQDLPRLFDQFYRVEKSRSQALGGSGLGLAIARKIVSLHNGTIAIQNAPNRMIQIMVELPV comes from the coding sequence ATGAAAATCCGAAAAAAAATAACCATATGGATTTCCGGGGCGGCCCTCTTTTCCACCTTGGCGTTTTCATCTCTTATTTTCTTTGAACTGACCGAGGAACCGTTCAAACTGATCGATAAAGAACTCGTGCATATGGCCACGGTTCTGGCCCAAAGGGTCAAAGACAGCATAGATCACAAAAAGGCGCTAAACCTGAACGATATGCCGTATGATCCGAACGAATACTGGATTGTGGCAGAAGATGATCAAAAAAAGGTGCGTTACCGGTCAAAGCTGACGGAATTTACCGATCTTACCATGCCCATGGACAAAAGCCGATTTATCGTTGAAAAACATATCCCAAGAACCCGGATCTGGCTAAGACAGGATCGCCATGATGATGTCATGTTCAGGGGAATGGTGGTTCAAAAAAAGATAAACGGCGGCTTGCTCGAAATTCGTATTGCAAAACCCATTGAAGACCTTGAAGAAGAATTAATCAGACTTGGCATAACCATCGGGATCAGTCTTTTGCTCTGCGCACTGGGAATCTTTATTTTAAGCTATGTCCTGGCGGGCAGAATATTAAGGCCGATCTCAGCCATCATCCATCAATCCAGGGAGATCAGTGAAAAATCCCTGGATCAACGGATTCCCCTGGGCAAGACCAAAGATGAACTCCATGAGTTGTCTGTGGCACTAAATAAGATGTTTGACAGAATACAGCACTCGTTTCTGCGCCAAAAGGAATTTATCGGCAATGCATCCCATGAATTAAAAAGCCCTATTACCCTTTTGATGCTGGCCCAGGAGGACATGCTCATCAATGAACAATTGTCTTCGTCGGCAGAAGAAAACCTGATAAAACAGCTTGAAACAAGCCGCCGCATGAGCCATCTGGTTAAAAATCTGCTGGATCTGTCCAGAATGGAGCAGCAAGATCAATTGCGCACGGAAAACATAGATCTGTCCGAACTGATCAAAAGGGTTCTGGATGATTATGCCGATGTGTTGGCTGAAAAACAGATCGAGGTCCATAATCAGATTGACAACCCCTGTTCGATGATAGGCGACCCGGAAAAATTATTTCGCCTTGTTGTTAATCTCATTGATAATGCCATTCGATACAACCTGCCTGAAAAGGGTGTTATAAAAATCAGCCTGACCCAATCCAGGACCCTGGCCCGCATTGAAATCTTAAATACCGGCCTTAAAATTCCGGAGCAGGACCTCCCGCGTTTGTTTGACCAGTTTTATCGTGTTGAAAAGTCACGATCCCAGGCCCTGGGGGGATCAGGACTTGGTCTTGCAATTGCCCGAAAAATTGTCAGTCTTCATAACGGCACCATCGCTATCCAAAATGCCCCGAACCGGATGATACAAATTATGGTTGAACTGCCGGTTTAA
- a CDS encoding MFS transporter produces MITNTPFKRMPVSIWTLGLVSMFMDISSEMIHSLLPLFLVGTLGASTFTVGLIEGLAESTALIVKVFSGALSDYLGKRKALAVLGYALGALTKPLFAVAPTAGVVLAARMLDRAGKGVRGAPRDALVADIAPAEIRGAAFGLRQSLDTVGALLGPLLAVGLMLLWANDFRAVFWVALVPGVVAVALLVFGVREPERQVGEKRVNPIRSDNLRRLNRTYWWIVGIGAVFTLARFSEAFLVLQARQGGIPVAYVPLVMAGMNLVYSGSAYPFGRLSDRMKHGTLLALGLIVLIAADLILATSDHWLSIAIGVSFWGLHLGMTQGLLATMVADTSPADLRGTAFGFFNLVSGIAMLIASAAAGLLWNRFGAAFTFYTGAAFAALAMVGLALNAWRQRRLGGESCG; encoded by the coding sequence ATGATTACGAATACCCCTTTTAAGCGTATGCCGGTCAGTATTTGGACCCTTGGCCTGGTGAGCATGTTCATGGACATCTCATCCGAGATGATCCACAGCCTGCTGCCCCTGTTTCTGGTCGGCACTCTGGGCGCAAGCACGTTTACCGTAGGCCTGATAGAAGGTCTGGCTGAGTCCACAGCCCTCATCGTCAAAGTATTCTCAGGTGCCCTAAGCGACTATCTGGGCAAGCGCAAGGCCCTGGCTGTACTGGGCTACGCTTTGGGGGCGTTGACCAAGCCGTTGTTTGCCGTCGCACCCACCGCGGGTGTCGTCCTCGCGGCGCGCATGCTGGATCGGGCGGGGAAGGGTGTGCGGGGTGCGCCGCGGGATGCACTGGTGGCCGACATCGCGCCGGCCGAGATTCGGGGCGCCGCATTTGGTCTCCGGCAATCGCTCGACACGGTCGGCGCACTGCTTGGCCCCCTTCTGGCTGTCGGCTTGATGTTGCTCTGGGCCAACGATTTCCGTGCAGTATTCTGGGTCGCCCTCGTCCCCGGCGTCGTTGCTGTTGCCCTGCTGGTATTTGGCGTACGCGAACCGGAACGGCAGGTTGGTGAAAAACGCGTCAATCCGATCCGCAGTGACAACCTCAGGCGATTGAATCGCACTTACTGGTGGATAGTCGGTATCGGCGCGGTTTTCACATTGGCACGATTCAGTGAAGCATTCCTTGTGCTCCAGGCCCGGCAAGGCGGGATTCCGGTCGCCTACGTTCCCCTGGTAATGGCCGGCATGAACCTGGTCTATTCGGGATCAGCCTATCCCTTTGGCCGACTCTCGGATCGCATGAAACACGGCACGTTGCTGGCGTTGGGTTTGATTGTCCTGATTGCTGCTGATCTGATTTTGGCCACAAGCGATCATTGGTTAAGCATTGCTATCGGGGTCTCTTTTTGGGGGCTTCACCTGGGGATGACCCAGGGATTGCTTGCGACAATGGTTGCAGATACCTCCCCGGCCGATCTGCGCGGTACGGCCTTTGGCTTTTTTAATTTAGTCAGCGGCATCGCCATGTTGATCGCCAGTGCCGCGGCCGGTCTGTTGTGGAATCGTTTCGGCGCAGCCTTTACGTTCTATACGGGGGCGGCATTTGCCGCTTTGGCAATGGTGGGCCTTGCCCTTAATGCATGGCGACAGAGGCGCCTTGGCGGGGAATCTTGTGGATAA
- a CDS encoding undecaprenyl-diphosphate phosphatase, which translates to MDRRICAIALSVMALSALFFSIADAQGLSGINSAAVEQKIMTLPQAIVLGVVEGVTEYLPVSSTGHLLLAEKILGISRNPYLSTAQRLQVKDALDAYTICIQVGAILAVLWLYFGRLKQMVRGISGHDAGGRRLLISVAAGFLPAAVIGLLFNRAIKTYLFGPWPVVAAWLVGGIAILAVSRGNRRKLQEKRFSITVDDMTWKMALVIGFAQCIAMWPGVSRSLVTIMGGLLVGLTMEAAVEYSFLLGVVTLGAATAYDVLKHGRMMLQIFDHYSLIVGVTVAFFAALVSVKWMVRYLSRHGLELFGYYRVAIAVVTTVFLLTA; encoded by the coding sequence ATGGATAGACGAATCTGCGCCATTGCCCTCTCGGTGATGGCGCTTTCGGCGCTCTTTTTTTCCATTGCAGATGCCCAAGGGTTATCCGGAATCAATTCTGCGGCGGTTGAGCAAAAGATCATGACACTCCCCCAGGCCATCGTTTTGGGGGTTGTCGAAGGCGTGACCGAATACCTGCCGGTCAGTTCCACCGGCCATCTGTTGCTGGCGGAAAAAATTTTGGGCATCAGCCGGAATCCGTATTTATCTACGGCCCAAAGGCTGCAAGTCAAGGACGCTTTGGATGCGTATACCATCTGCATTCAAGTTGGGGCGATTTTGGCCGTACTTTGGCTTTACTTTGGCCGGCTTAAACAAATGGTGCGGGGAATATCGGGTCATGATGCCGGCGGGCGTCGTTTGTTGATCAGCGTGGCGGCAGGATTTCTGCCTGCGGCGGTTATCGGTCTGTTGTTCAATCGTGCGATTAAAACATACCTGTTCGGGCCCTGGCCGGTGGTGGCTGCCTGGCTGGTCGGCGGCATTGCCATTTTGGCTGTGAGCCGGGGGAATCGAAGAAAGCTCCAGGAAAAACGATTCAGCATCACGGTAGATGATATGACCTGGAAAATGGCCTTGGTCATCGGTTTTGCCCAATGTATCGCCATGTGGCCGGGTGTCAGCCGCAGTCTGGTCACCATTATGGGCGGTTTGCTGGTCGGTCTGACCATGGAGGCGGCCGTTGAATACAGCTTTTTGCTGGGCGTCGTAACGCTTGGGGCCGCCACGGCGTATGATGTTTTGAAACATGGCCGGATGATGCTGCAGATCTTTGACCATTATTCGCTGATTGTCGGCGTGACGGTTGCCTTCTTCGCCGCTCTGGTCTCCGTGAAGTGGATGGTGCGTTACCTGTCCCGGCACGGCCTGGAACTCTTTGGTTATTACCGGGTGGCCATTGCCGTGGTCACGACGGTATTCCTGCTGACGGCGTAG
- a CDS encoding VTT domain-containing protein, whose protein sequence is MHNYLNTLLGLITQHAMSAYVAVFLVSFSESLALVGLLVPGTVIMFGVGAVVASGSLGLWPVLILAMSGAVAGDGVSYWLGHHYKERLASIWPFSRYPGMLNKGKAFFHRHGGKGVLFGRFVGPVRPVIPVVAGMLGMAPIHFTLVNVLSAIGWALVYILPGVFFGSSIAMAGAVSSRLAVVVFILGAGIWAVIWGTRRMAFLAARKGPVWFDDFKQWATMKPSAHAVLRPVQRFFSFLLFRGRAEALPAAVLFLVFFMACWAFLAVLQDVMARDPLVVVDQAVYHFFQSLRTVWGDRIFVAITELGDAVVNISLACTVLILLLVRRCYRTAGFWVLTALGGVIGVQLLKWIIHLPRPVEIYHGASAYGFPSGHTTMSVILYSFLAILLAGKLSGICRLVLFSGALFISFVIGFSRLYLGAHWLSDVLAGYFIGISWAAFMGIAWLRGADEKIPNRLLALAVILVVVIAGSRHVAQRHEKDLVFYAPRLEVKSMTLSSWQSRGWQDLPAERIDMEGELEQPLIIQWAGTPARLVGLLKAQGWRQPGHLGLKRVLGMFSSDTPVADLPVLPRFHDGRTERLRLVRTIGAHRFVFRLWDTGVEINGDDRWPIMAGTIEEQQRRSLAGLILIAEDTGDYDRPLALLVQTLAKRVSVMQVRREDKILQSRLENQQRWRGGVLLAW, encoded by the coding sequence ATGCACAATTATCTGAACACATTACTGGGTTTGATCACCCAGCATGCCATGTCGGCCTACGTCGCCGTTTTTCTGGTCTCCTTTTCCGAGTCCCTGGCCCTGGTCGGTCTGCTGGTGCCCGGTACGGTGATCATGTTCGGGGTGGGCGCGGTAGTGGCCTCGGGCAGCCTGGGGCTTTGGCCTGTCCTGATCCTGGCCATGTCCGGAGCCGTGGCCGGAGACGGGGTCAGCTACTGGCTGGGACATCACTATAAGGAACGGCTGGCATCTATCTGGCCCTTTTCCCGTTACCCCGGAATGTTGAACAAGGGTAAGGCGTTCTTTCACCGGCACGGGGGCAAGGGGGTCCTGTTCGGCCGCTTTGTGGGACCGGTGCGTCCGGTGATACCGGTGGTGGCCGGGATGTTGGGCATGGCGCCCATACATTTTACCCTGGTCAATGTGCTTTCAGCCATCGGATGGGCACTGGTCTATATCCTGCCCGGTGTTTTCTTCGGCTCGTCCATTGCCATGGCCGGGGCGGTGAGCAGTCGTCTGGCCGTGGTTGTTTTTATCCTGGGCGCAGGCATTTGGGCGGTGATCTGGGGGACGCGCCGGATGGCCTTCCTGGCTGCCCGAAAAGGCCCTGTCTGGTTTGACGATTTCAAACAATGGGCCACCATGAAACCGTCCGCTCACGCTGTTTTGCGCCCGGTTCAACGTTTTTTTTCCTTTCTGCTTTTCCGGGGCCGGGCAGAGGCTCTGCCTGCGGCGGTTTTATTTTTGGTGTTTTTTATGGCGTGCTGGGCGTTTCTGGCCGTCCTGCAGGATGTTATGGCCCGGGATCCACTGGTGGTTGTGGACCAGGCCGTTTACCATTTTTTTCAGTCCCTGCGGACCGTGTGGGGGGACAGGATCTTTGTGGCCATAACCGAACTGGGCGATGCGGTTGTGAATATATCCCTGGCCTGCACCGTCCTGATTCTTCTCCTTGTTCGACGGTGCTACCGCACAGCCGGATTTTGGGTGCTGACAGCCCTGGGCGGGGTGATTGGGGTTCAGCTACTCAAGTGGATCATTCATCTGCCGCGCCCGGTGGAGATATACCATGGGGCTTCGGCATACGGCTTTCCCAGCGGACACACCACCATGAGTGTGATTCTCTACAGCTTTCTTGCCATTCTGTTGGCCGGAAAGCTGTCCGGAATCTGCCGGCTGGTGTTGTTTTCAGGGGCTTTGTTTATCTCCTTTGTGATCGGTTTTTCCCGTCTTTATCTGGGCGCGCACTGGCTGTCCGATGTCCTGGCAGGCTACTTCATCGGCATCAGCTGGGCAGCCTTTATGGGGATCGCCTGGCTCAGGGGGGCGGACGAAAAGATTCCGAACCGTTTGCTCGCGTTGGCGGTGATCCTGGTTGTGGTCATTGCCGGGAGTCGGCATGTGGCCCAACGTCACGAAAAGGACCTGGTGTTTTATGCCCCCCGCCTTGAGGTCAAATCCATGACCCTCTCTTCCTGGCAGAGCCGGGGATGGCAGGACCTGCCTGCCGAACGCATTGACATGGAAGGGGAACTTGAACAGCCCCTCATTATTCAGTGGGCCGGGACGCCTGCCAGACTGGTTGGTTTGCTCAAGGCCCAAGGCTGGCGGCAACCCGGGCACCTGGGTCTGAAACGTGTCCTGGGGATGTTTTCCTCGGACACACCTGTTGCAGACCTGCCGGTTCTGCCCCGGTTTCATGATGGTAGAACGGAACGGTTGCGCCTTGTCCGGACCATCGGCGCCCATCGTTTCGTGTTCCGTCTTTGGGATACCGGTGTGGAAATTAATGGGGATGATAGGTGGCCTATTATGGCGGGAACCATAGAAGAACAGCAACGTCGCAGTTTGGCCGGTCTAATCTTGATCGCTGAGGACACCGGAGATTATGATCGTCCTCTGGCTTTGCTGGTGCAGACACTTGCCAAAAGGGTTTCGGTGATGCAGGTTCGCCGGGAGGATAAGATACTTCAAAGCCGACTGGAGAATCAACAAAGGTGGCGGGGCGGGGTGCTGCTGGCGTGGTAA
- a CDS encoding DedA family protein: MFHQFVAWLAHTVGQWGYPGIVMLMVLESSFFPFPSEVVIPPAAYLAATGKMNIGMVLLCGTLGSLLGALFNYWISMKFGRPFFEKYGRYLLVSPGSLEKADRFFERHGNISMFIGRLLPGIRQYISLPAGLSRMNMFSFCAATVLGAGLWVSVLAGLGYWFGRNEQLVLQHLSRITPFLVVVCVGIVFFYWRKWRSRQRRTFVPSNDGCQSEYSDLPVDSRQGGAVSCLSELKIEQK; encoded by the coding sequence ATGTTTCACCAATTTGTCGCCTGGCTTGCACATACTGTTGGGCAGTGGGGATATCCCGGTATCGTGATGCTTATGGTTTTGGAATCCTCGTTTTTCCCCTTTCCCAGTGAGGTGGTCATTCCGCCGGCCGCATATCTTGCGGCCACGGGAAAAATGAACATCGGCATGGTTCTTCTCTGCGGAACACTGGGAAGTCTGCTGGGTGCTTTGTTCAACTACTGGATTTCCATGAAGTTCGGCCGGCCGTTTTTTGAAAAGTACGGGCGATACCTGCTGGTCAGCCCCGGCTCCCTGGAAAAAGCCGATCGTTTTTTCGAGCGTCACGGCAATATCAGCATGTTCATCGGGCGCCTGCTGCCGGGAATTCGCCAATATATTTCCTTGCCGGCCGGCTTATCTCGAATGAATATGTTCTCCTTTTGTGCGGCTACGGTTCTGGGGGCGGGGCTGTGGGTGTCGGTGCTGGCCGGTCTGGGGTATTGGTTCGGCCGTAACGAGCAGCTTGTGCTTCAACACCTGAGCCGGATCACCCCGTTTCTGGTTGTCGTCTGCGTCGGCATCGTCTTCTTTTATTGGCGCAAGTGGCGAAGTCGTCAACGGCGGACATTCGTGCCGAGCAATGATGGATGCCAATCTGAATATAGTGATTTACCGGTGGATTCACGCCAGGGCGGTGCAGTGTCCTGTCTATCCGAATTGAAAATCGAGCAAAAATGA
- a CDS encoding response regulator transcription factor, translated as MHILIVDDNTGLLDQLKTALTKKRYAVDVAENGEQALDKIFDVPYDLILLDIMLPRMDGLSVLKEVRNAGMDMPILMLTARSDVQDRVKGLDYGADDYLAKPFSMAELMARIRAMLRRKGNRNPILEVGTVRLDTVKRIVFKDDDQIHLTAKEFSILEFLLHNKGNVVSRFNLAEHIWGEEFDPFSMSNYVDVHIKNLRKKLTVHGEEPVIKTIRGIGFIIDEQT; from the coding sequence ATGCATATATTAATAGTTGACGATAATACAGGGTTGCTGGATCAGCTGAAAACCGCTTTAACAAAAAAACGATACGCGGTGGACGTTGCTGAAAACGGAGAGCAGGCATTGGACAAGATATTTGATGTCCCCTATGATCTGATTTTATTGGATATCATGCTTCCCCGAATGGATGGACTGAGTGTACTCAAAGAGGTCCGCAACGCCGGAATGGACATGCCCATACTCATGCTGACGGCGCGAAGCGATGTCCAGGACAGGGTCAAAGGGCTGGATTACGGTGCGGATGATTACCTTGCAAAGCCCTTTTCCATGGCGGAACTCATGGCCCGGATCAGGGCAATGCTTCGAAGAAAAGGTAACAGAAACCCGATACTGGAAGTTGGGACAGTACGTCTGGATACGGTCAAACGAATTGTCTTTAAAGATGACGATCAGATCCATTTAACGGCCAAAGAGTTCTCAATCCTTGAATTTCTTTTACATAACAAAGGAAACGTCGTTTCACGGTTCAATCTTGCCGAGCATATCTGGGGAGAGGAGTTTGACCCCTTTTCCATGTCCAATTATGTGGATGTCCACATCAAAAATCTTAGAAAGAAACTTACGGTACACGGGGAAGAGCCTGTCATTAAAACCATCAGGGGCATCGGTTTTATCATTGACGAGCAGACATGA